One Pecten maximus chromosome 16, xPecMax1.1, whole genome shotgun sequence DNA window includes the following coding sequences:
- the LOC117314832 gene encoding uncharacterized protein LOC117314832 gives MRNDTDPNGELRDAVLCFKDTGLQLIAGDLINVTCAEQIEGRYLRILKRRSPILTLCEVLVTGVPVGDQTTNEDTTSTSTTEAAPSDHFNTTCHSCQCHNTNASLKYMNKSIENLILELQEKLLVHKKATSSFKRKLLSARDGRLSSQVIGSAGLLILVLVCMVIVLPDLVTFIRFVRLRLRKTE, from the exons ATGAGGAACGACACTGATCCGAACGGTGAGCTGAGAGACGCTGTGTTATGTTTCAAAGACACCGGACTACAACTCATTGCTGGTGACCTGATTAACGTGACATGTGCCGAGCAGATAGAAGGCCGCTACTTACGGATTTTAAAAAGACGTTCACCAATTCTCACTCTCTGTGAAGTCCTTGTTACAG GTGTTCCGGTCGGAGATCAAACCACCAATGAAGATACTACTTCCACAAGTACGACAGAGGCTGCTCCGTCGGACCATTTCAATACAACTTGTCATTCTTGTCAATGTCACAACACTAATGCATCGTTGAAGTATATGAACAAATCCATTGAAAATCTCATCCTGGAACTTCAAGAAAAATTATTGGTCCATAAAAAGGCCACTTCGTCCTTTAAAAGGAAACTACTTAGTGCGAGGGACGGCAGATTATCTTCACAAGTCATTGGATCCGCCGGATTACTTATTCTTGTACTTGTCTGTATGGTCATCGTATTGCCCGATCTGGTCACATTCATCCGGTTCGTACGACTGCGTTTACGGAAAACTGAATAG